In Bradyrhizobium sp. 170, the DNA window TCTCGTTGATTCCGGCCGCGCCCATATCAAGGTGCGGCCGCACACCACACCATCCTCGCGGCTCTTATCGATGCTGAAGGCCTGCCCTGCACGGTGCTACGAGCTCAGCGATAAAGGTCATGTTGAGGTGACAGTCGACGGGTGTATCGAGTGCGGCACCTGCCGGGTGATCTGCGAAGAAAGTGGTGATATCGAGTGGAGCTACCCACGTGGCGGTTACGGTGTGCTATTCAAATTTGGTTAAAGCTTCGGGGTAGGGGCTGATTGGCAGGCTGCGGCGTTCTCGCGATACAACGAGATCACGCGCGAAATTGACATTTCACCTGATTCAATCGAGTCCCAACCTTTCCATCTACCGGGCCGGGCCCTTGCCAGGTTCCGCTATAATATGCCCGAAGATAGCCAAAGCGAGCGGATCCGAAACAGGGCGCAACGCATTGGCGGGATTAGGTCGTCCATCTCGGATCTGTCGACCGATGCTGGTTCTCTTCCCCAATATCTGGCCGGTTTCGTCCTTTGGAGTTCGCGGCGATCCGCCTGCCGCCACTGCCTCGCGACGCTGCCTATCACCTACAAACGGAACCCTGTAAGCAGGACTTCGCTTCGCCACCGCCGACCCGACGAACGTGCCATCGAGCGCCTTATAGACAGACAAGCACGAGCGGATCACGAGATTAGCGATTTGTGACTCCTTCGCGCGACCGCCGGTTGCGCGTTCGTCAGGCGGGCTGCGCGCATGCAGCACACAAGTTTGCACTTTCATTCGCCTGTATCGCCGGGATATATGGTCGGCCAGAGAGCATGACAATGGTTCGATTACAAAAGAGCAGGGCAGCCGCTAACGCGCGGCGAGCAGAGGCACGCCGTGAGAGTTCGGTCGGCGACATCCAGGCCCGCATAGCCGAACTGAGAAGCTTGCCGCGCGAGAACCTCGCGGATGCGGTGTTCATGCTCTCGATGAATGCAAGACGGCAGGGCGAGTTGATACGACATGCGATCGAGAAGCGCGCCGAGGTCGACTTGGACTTTGATCCGCCGCCGAATGCTGATTTGGCGACCTATCTCGCGAATGATGTGGTCTCGACCTTACGCCACCACGTTGCTGACCTTCCGACCTTGCTGGACCTGTTGGTTGAGCGAGCGCCTGACGTCTGCTTCACCGTCGATCGGGAGGAGGCCGTTTCGCTGCTGGCCGCAATCATTCGCGAACAGCGGCTCGAAGGAGTCCTTGAAGGCCTCAGGCTCGCCGGGCTCCTGAACGAGCCGGCGAAGGATCGCCATGCCGGGATCGGTTCGGAAGCGGATTTGAGCGGAGCTGCCGAGGGCGCGTGAGTGTCCGGGGCACTTTGAGGGACACTCCTGCAGATGGAATGTCCACAGCGAATGGGGACGTCAGAAAATCTCGGCGCCTGCTTGCGAGGTCAAAACCGCGTCGAAATTTGCGGCTTAGTTCCTTTGTCATCCGTTTAGCGTTTATCGCTGACGCGGAGCCGCTATGCACGCCCGGTCGCAGTCCCCGGCCGCGTCAAGCTCGGCGACCTTCGCGTTAGCGAGGACGAGATCCGCAGTTCTGAGCTTTCATGTTCAGTTGCAGCGCGCGTTCGCGCGCTGGCGGATCATGGAACCGTTCGCTAACAGCCAAGCAAGGGAAATCACGGCAGGACACATCGACCGAGCCGCGGCGATGTGGCAAAGCGGCGAAAGGCGGTCGCTCAACTCAGTGAGGCGCCCTGGTGAAATCGACCGTCCTTGTTTCGGTAGTCGCTGGCTGCGCCCTGGCGGACGGCGGGGAAGGCCTGGCAAGTATTCCGCGACCTAGTCGAGAATTGCAGACAAGCTGAGTGGCGGCCCGCTGCAATTGGGCAAAGGCGCCTTCTTGGGTGGCGCTGGATCGTCGACATGAACGCTCCGCCGCGCGTCTGCCATACACCCCCTATCCTTGCTCGATCGCCGGGGAAACGAACTCGCCTCGGCTATTCGCTGTGTTCGCGAGCCGCACCAGGATTTCGCCGAACCTCGCGTCCACGAGCACGGCGAAGACATAGCCGAAATCCGCAGCTGAGTGCGGCCGAACGGCGCGTCCCACGTCAATGCCGGCCAGGTCGGTCAGTAGGCCCGCTCAAACCCCACGAAGGCGCCTCACGCGCTGGGGCCAGCCGCACTCAGTGAGCTGCTGTAATAATCTGAAAGCATCCGATCGCAACTTCCATCACGATCAGCACGACTATAACCCACTCAAGACGCAGCGAGCGCCGTGTGTCGATGATGTCCGTCAGTGCGTTAGCCGTTCCGGAGATGGCCGACAGCTTGCGCTCAAGCATCTCAAGACGCTCCTTCAGTTCGTATTCGTCTTTCAGACGCGAATAGAGCCGCTCGAGTTCCGGCTTCTCCCAGAGTGCGTCGGGCTTTTCGGCAATGGCGACGCGGCCCGCGACGCGCTGCTGGACCAGGAGCGCATTGCCGATCAGTTGGAGAATGCCCTTGCGGCCCCGCGGCGTCCGGCCGCGCTCGGCTAGTTCGCATGCAAAGGGTTCGATCACGTCGAACACCGCGGCGACACGGCGCTCATCTCGCTCCAGCGCCGTGCTCTTGGCTAGCGTATCAGCGATCAGCAGCAGCCGATCGTCGCTAAATTCTCTGAGACAAATCCGCCCGCCCGGCAGGATGACCTCGGCGCTCTGGTCGTTGCAGAGCTGCGCCTGCGCGCTCTCCTCCTCATAGGAGCTGAGTTCACCGATGACCCGCGATATCAGGGTTTCGATCAGAGCGGTTTCTTCCGAGGGCGACAACCCGATGAGCACTACAACGCCATAGCGGAAGATCACGACAAGGCCCGCATGAATGCGGAAAGCGACCGGCGTCGATGACACCAGCGTTCCGATTTCGAGAGCCGACGGGTCGATGCGATCGCCCAGCATGACTGCGCGAATGCTCAGCATCGAGGCGGCCGCCGTCTGTTCGGAGACGGCAGGCTTGCCGGGCGTAAGTTGATCCATGTTCACTTTAGCATCCGGTTTGACTGCGACACGATAGCGTTCCCCCGGGACCGTCAAACACGTCCAGAACTTCGTCGCAGATGGTGCAGCGGAATTTGCCGGGCGCGTCGCTGAGAGATGATGGTGCGATCCAGAAAATGCCGGCTCCAAGTTTGGATGGGTGCGTCGCCATTTCCATGTTCGTGCATGCTTGGCCGCAAGGTCAATCGAACGACCCAGCAAGCTCTTGGAGGAATTCGACACCCGGGCCGCCAAACATTTGGCTGCGCCGTAGGCGCCGTCCTCGAACAAGGTCGAGCAAGATTGATGCCGAACCGGTGTCTTCGCGCCAGCGGCGTCAGGATTTCCGCTTCAACGGACGAGCGAAAATGATCGTTTGAAACGGCACAGGCTGACCAAAGACTGGCAGCGATGTGTGTTCAATTTCCTCCAGAGCATGTCGGCTACAGAACACGGCGAATCTTGCGCGCCGCGGAACTTTTCAAAGCGCAATTAGAGCCTTAACCGCGGCAGCGGCGCTGGCATAGCTGTTGCTATGAAATGTCGCAAAGACCGAGCGAAGGGTGAGTGCACACCCGGTCCGATCTGGCGAAAACAGGACGTGACCAGTGGACCGAGGGTGGCGAAGGTGAAGTGCCGTTTCCAACCGTCAGCCACACGACCGTCCCGGCAAATTCTTGAGCCAAGGCCCGAGTACAACGGCAGAAAGGACTTGAGCGTGCATATCGAACCGGGAATAGTAACAGGCGCCAAGCTCGTGTTGAGCTACGCGACAGGCATTGCGACGGGCTGCGTCGTCGCCGAGCTTGTGGTCGAGACCATACGCGAGCCGGGCGCTCTGTCATTTACTATGCAAGCCATCGCCGCGATGCGCCTTGTGTTCACGTTCTTCGAAATCCTGCCGCACTTTGCGGTTGGGGTCTCCGAAGTGCACTTCGTCCTGGGCTCGACGCTGTTCCTGTTGTTCGGCGCGGCGCCGGCTGCCTTTGGTCTTGCGCTCGGCCTCTTGCTGCAAGGCGTCCTCTTCGTTCCGACCGACCTGCCGCAATATGGTATGAATGTCACGACGCTTCTAGTGCCGCTGTTTGCGATCCAGGCGCTCGCCAAGCGGCTCATCCATCAAAGGCCGCCTATCGCGATCTGCAGTACAGTAAGGCGCTTGCGCTCTCGACTGCGTATCAATCTTCTATCGTTGTCTGGGTCGCGTTTTGGGCGCTCTATGGCGCGGGCTTCGGCGCCGCCAACCTCGCTAACGTCGCATCGTTCGCAGTTTCCTATGCAGTCGTGGCCTTGGTCGAGCCGGTGGCTGATCTGGCCGTGCTGGCGCTCGCGAAACAAATTGGGCGGCGTGAGTGCGAGGGGATCTGTCGCCCACCGCTCCTAGAAGGCATGTTGCTGTTGATAGCAACGATGGCCGTCATGTCGCCCGTTTTGCTCAAGCGATGCGTACGCTTTCCCCGATAGCAGCCGGCTGCAGCGATCCCGGACGACGCGCGCTCGCTGCTATCCGTGGCAGCGAGGGGGCCGAGCTTATGCTCATTCCGCACAAGGCGACCAGGAAATCATATCTCGCCGGCTTGCGGCCGGCCGTCTGCGCCGGCCCGGTCGCTAGTGAGCGGACGCGCACTCCCGAGTTCGACCTGCTGGTGCGTGATGCGGCCAAGGCGAACTGCCTCAACGACGTGGAGGAATGGTGGGATGCGGTCAGCGCACCAGCCTGGTCGCAGAGCATCGGGGGCGAGGTTGGACACGAGGGGCGTCTTGCGCTGCTGCTACACGGGGAGTCATCCGTCGAACGAGCTTACCCATGCAACATTAGCACCCTCCTAAGCACAGCCGCGATGGAGCGCCGTTCGGCGGTTTCCCAAGCTCTGCTGCACTCGGCCGGAATGTTCGCAGTTCGACAAAGAAGATTGCCATGTATGGATTGATCGTGGTGTTGACCATGCTTGCACTGTGCAGCATCGTGTTTGCCGGCGAATTGACGGGGCCGGCAAAGGTCATCAGCAGCGACACCCTAGAAATTCACGGGACACGCGTTCGGCTCTGGGGCATCGACGCGCCGGACAAGACTCAAATGTGCCGAGATATCAACGTTAATCCATATCGATGTGGCCTCAGGGCCGCGAGCGATCTTGAAAGCTTCATTGCAGAGCGCGAAGTCAGTTGTCTGTCAGTCCTGAAGGATGAGTGTGGACGGACGATAGCGACCTGTTCAGCTGATGGCATCGATCTCGGAGAATGGTTGGTGCGTAACGGTCTCGTGCTCGATTGGGCGCAATACTCCAGGAGACGATACCACGCTGCGCAACGCTCGGCCGATCGTGCCGGACTGGGCTTGTGGGCGGGCAGCTTTGCCGTACCTTGGCTATATCGAGCGTGCATTCGGTTAGGTGGTCGACCAGCCAGCTGTTCTGACGACGCGAATGCACACCCTTGACTCGTATTCCCCACACCAGAATATATACTACAGTCGGTTCCGCACAAGGTGACAGTCACGAGCGAGCTGGCGTCGACCGGGAGTGAGCAAGCTTACCACTGCCGCCCAACCATGCTCAAAGGAGTAAGATGGTCTCAACCTCTCGTAAGCGCGAAAGTCGCAAGACAGAAAATTGCAAGCTCCGCAGGAACGCCATCGTTCTCGGCGTAATTCTTCGCAACCATGGACTCGCGGTCATGCCAAGGCGGCGCCTTTTGAGTTCGAGAGAGAGCCGCATTTACCTCAGAAGAATGGCGGGCTCTCCGGAGCCTAAACAAGACAAAGGCGTGGCACGGAACAACAATCAGATTCCGCCGGGTACAGGTTGAGCGGAAGAAAGAAGGCCAGTGGCGTTCAAGGCACCACTGGGCAAGGTAGGCAACACGAATGTGGCTTGGGATGCAGCCTACCTCCACTCCATTCGGCTCTAACTTTCAGGTTTTGATATGCCCAGAGCTCGCAGCTTGATTCCCAGAGGTCGCCAGATGCTGTCCCGCCAAACTCATACGCTCGCACTCAAATCTGATGGACCAAGCAGATGTGAGCGCTTGCTCAACGCCGGATCCGAGGGGCCCATCGAAACGACGGTAGTCGAATTGCGCGCTTTGCCGCGGGAACGCCGCATAGGTCCCTTCCCGGACTTCGCTGCTGTTGGCGATATGGCCGCGATTGCCTTTTCAAGCCACGGCTGCTCCGACATAGGCCAGCATTTGACCGGGCGGGTAAGAAGCCTAACACCACACGTGCGGTTTCGGTGACAAAGACGTGTGGACCTGCCTTGCAGGCGCCTATCACAACAATGCCACAGAAGACAACGCAGCTGTTCGTTCGGTTGGAAACAGCATGGCTCGCTGATGACTGGCTGGAGATCCGCTGAATGAGCAACACCGCATGCGACGAGCGCAACTGCTGCGGCAGCCCGAACAAGAACGTCAGATCGCATATCACCTCCCGAACACGAAGTGCGCGCCTTCAAGAACGAAGCGTGAGCCACTGAACTCGCAGCGTCGCTCCCGTGCCCTCGTGGTGTGCAGACTCTGTGCTGACGGGCACGATGCAAGCTCCCGGCGTTTTTCGATCGCGATGTCGTCTACGGGACAATAGCGGTCGTTGTTCAAACAAGCCGCGGGTCTGAGGTCGAACACGAATCGAATGCCGTGCGCCGGCACCGCCAGTTCGATGATTTCAGTGAACGCTCCTGCGAAAGAGATTAGGTGATCGATTTCTTTGCAACCACACAATGAAGTTGCACCGGTAATTCGAGGCGCGGAGCTGAGCTCAGTCAGAGATCGCAAGCTCACCTGACTGCGATCTAAGAGTTGAACTGGTCGGCAGTCCCTGATGGTGCCGACGCGGGACGGTCGGAAGCAGTTCGGAGCAAACGAACACGATCTGCCAATCTGCATCTTCTCCCCTGCTGCTCCGGAGATCAGGCATCGTATAACTCCGGCAAGCGATCTTTCTTGGCCGTCGTCCGGAGATCAGCCGCATAGCTGGCTTTCATTGCTGTTCTATTCGCACGGCGATCTCGGCAGCGAATTGGTCGTGCCGTTCTGGGTGGTGCTATTGTGCCAGACGCGATGGCGGTGGGACCCTGATGGGCGACTGACGTATCGTCCGCACTAGGGCTTTCGCGTCACGACACTGAGGGCGGCCAGACGGTCTCGGCCCAGAGGCATTGCATCGGCATCTTGTTCTTGGCGACTTTCCTCGCCATTGTCGGCGCCGCGCCCCTCGGCGGTGCGCTGGAACGTGGCCAGCTCGATCGACTATGCCTGGAGAATCACGTGCCGGCCTCGGCGATCGTTGCGGCGCTGACCTGGTGGGGGTCAATGCTTTCGATGTTTTCGTTAGGACACGAGCTTCAGCCCGACAATGCCGGCGACGATCAGTCCGATGCTGGCAAGGCGAAACGCGGCGGCCGGTTCTCCGAAGAAGATGATGCCGAGCGCTGCGGTGCCGACCGCACCGATGCCGGTCCAGACCGCATAAGCAGTTCCAATGGGCAGCGTCTTTAGAGCAAGGCCGAGCAGGATCACGCTGCCGGCCATGGCCGCGAGCGTGAGCACGGACGGAGCGAGCTTGGTAAAGCCCTCGGTGTATTTGAGGCCGATTGCCCAGGCGACCTCCAGCAGGCCGGCGACTAACAAAATGCTCCAGGCCATGGCGACCCTCCGTTCATGGCAGGGTCGTCGCCGCGACTGATGTGGTGATGAGCTGGAAGGCCGTCCTTGCCAGGGCTCGCGATTCGCTTCGAGCATGGGTCAACTTCTCAAGATCAGCATTCCGACGTTATTGGTTCGGCGAATTCACACGATCGACAAAGCAGAAAGCCCTCCGTTCCGTTCATGCGATCGGCAATGTTGCAAAAAGCTGCCCCTTCAAAGAGATCCTTGTACCTGTCGCGGAGGAGGTTGCCCAAAACGTGTCGTCGCTCAAAATCCATGCAGCAGAAAGTAACGTCGCCATTTGGGAGAAGAACATTACGATATTGCCGTTCGTCAGGGCATGTCAGTGCTCCAACGATTGGCTGCCGCGCTCCAACCATCTTCTCGCCGTTGCCAGCCCTGCTGCGCGGCGGACGCG includes these proteins:
- a CDS encoding ferredoxin family protein is translated as MPSEPSRRVEDKLFYNRYLVDSGRAHIKVRPHTTPSSRLLSMLKACPARCYELSDKGHVEVTVDGCIECGTCRVICEESGDIEWSYPRGGYGVLFKFG
- a CDS encoding RMD1 family protein, which produces MLSIRAVMLGDRIDPSALEIGTLVSSTPVAFRIHAGLVVIFRYGVVVLIGLSPSEETALIETLISRVIGELSSYEEESAQAQLCNDQSAEVILPGGRICLREFSDDRLLLIADTLAKSTALERDERRVAAVFDVIEPFACELAERGRTPRGRKGILQLIGNALLVQQRVAGRVAIAEKPDALWEKPELERLYSRLKDEYELKERLEMLERKLSAISGTANALTDIIDTRRSLRLEWVIVVLIVMEVAIGCFQIITAAH
- a CDS encoding thermonuclease family protein, yielding MYGLIVVLTMLALCSIVFAGELTGPAKVISSDTLEIHGTRVRLWGIDAPDKTQMCRDINVNPYRCGLRAASDLESFIAEREVSCLSVLKDECGRTIATCSADGIDLGEWLVRNGLVLDWAQYSRRRYHAAQRSADRAGLGLWAGSFAVPWLYRACIRLGGRPASCSDDANAHP
- the sugE gene encoding quaternary ammonium compound efflux SMR transporter SugE, which codes for MAWSILLVAGLLEVAWAIGLKYTEGFTKLAPSVLTLAAMAGSVILLGLALKTLPIGTAYAVWTGIGAVGTAALGIIFFGEPAAAFRLASIGLIVAGIVGLKLVS